From Faecalicatena sp. Marseille-Q4148:
TTTTCGATATTGTAAGTGAAATGGAAGATGCGATCTCCCTTGGCGTTGGAGAGCCGGATTTTGATACTCCGTGGCGAATTCGGGAAGAAGGAATTTACTCTCTGGAAAGAGGGCGCACATTTTACACATCCAACGCAGGACTTAAAGAACTGAAAGAAGAAATTGTGAAATATCTCAAACGCACAGTGAATGTAGAATATAATCCGGCTAATGAAGTTGTTGTAACGGTCGGAGGAAGCGAGGGAATTGATATTGCTCTCCGCGCAATGTTAGATCCGGGAGACGAAGTGCTGATTCCTCAGCCAAGTTATGTTTCTTATCTGCCATGTACTGAACTGGCAGGCGGTGTTCCGGTAACAATTCCGCTGAAAAATGAAAATCAGTTTAAATTAACTGCGAAAGAGCTGGAGGCATATATTACGCCAAAGACAAAGATCCTTGTACTTCCATTTCCGAATAATCCGACAGGTTCTGTCATGACGGAAGAAGATCTCCGCCCAATTGCAGCGCTCGTGGAAAAATATGATCTTTATGTCATTTCTGATGAAATCTATTCGGAACTTACTTATGGGAATAGACATGTATCTATTGCGTCGCTTCCGGGAATGAAGGAGAGAACCATTCTGATCAATGGATTTTCGAAAGGATTTGCCATGACAGGCTGGCGTCTTGGATATTCCTGCGGGCCAAAAGAGATTATTGAGCAGATGATCAAAATCCATCAATTTGCAATTATGTGCGCGCCTACGAATAGTCAATATGCGGCAATCGAAGGACTGCGTCACTGTCAGAAGGAAGTAGAAGAAATGCGTGAAGCCTATAATCAGAGAAGACGGTTTCTGATGTATGAATTTGAGCGTATGGAGCTGCCGTGTTTTGAACCGTTCGGAGCATTTTATGTATTTCCGTGTATCAAAGAATTTGGCATGACATCAGAAGAATTTGCGCTGAAATTTTTGGAAGAAGAGAAAGTCGCAGTTGTTCCGGGCACAGCATTTGGCGATTGCGGAGAAGGGTTCCTTAGAATTTCTTACGCATATTCTCTGGAAGACTTAAAGGAAGCAATTTCCAGACTGGAACGTTTTATTATAAAATTACGCAGGGAGAAAAATCATGATTAATATTGTTTTATTTGAGCCGGAAATTCCGGCTAATACGGGAAATATCGGAAGAACTTGTGTGGCTACCGGGACAAGACTTCACTTGATCGAACCGTTAGGATTCCGATTAAATGAAAAAGCGATTAAGCGTGCGGGAATGGACTATTGGGATGATCTTGATGTGACAACTTACATTGACTATGAAGATTTTCTGGAAAAGAACCCGGCAGCAAAGGAAAAAATGTATATGGCAACAACAAAAGCAGTTCATGTGTATACAGAAGTGAATTTTGAGCCAGACTGTTATATTATGTTCGGAAAAGAAAGTGCAGGTATACCGGAAGAGATTCTTGTACAGCATAAAGAAAACTGTATTAGGATTCCAATGCTTGGAGAGATACGTTCGCTGAATCTTGGCAACTCAGTTGCTGTCGTTCTTTATGAGGCGCTTCGTCAGAATGGTTTTGCAGGAATGAATCTGGAGGGACATTTGCATAGACTGGAGTGGTAGGAACATTCCAGTCTAAAGGATTTGTTAAATAAAAAAGTCAAATATTAAAATTGTGGAAAATTACTAAAATTGATTGATAAAATTAAAACGGTATGATACTATTAGTTAATACGAAGGGTGGTGATTGTGTGTTACAGGAAACAATCAAGGCAGTCAAAGATGCCGAGAATAAGGCCGAAACTATTCTTAAAGAGGCCGATGAAAAAGTGATTTCCTTAAGAGAGCAGGCAAATCAGGATGCAAAAACTCTAAAGGAAGAGGAAGCAAAAAAAGCTCGTGAACACGCAGCAGAAGCGCTTGAGGCAGCAAAAGCCAAAGCTGAGAGTGAGATGAAGATTTTTGATTCCGAAACAGAAAAAGAAATTGCAGCGTTAAAGCAGAGGGCAGCGGAAAAAGAGAATAAAGCCATTGAGATGGTGATTTCAAATCTTTATTAACCGCTGTATTTTTTTAGCTACAAATTTTGTACTAAAATAAATACAATCCTGAAAATGCAGTTTCAAACTAAAAAAATAGAGAAAGGAGGAGTTGGTAATGGCAGTATTGCAAATGCAGAGATTTAGTATCTGTGCATTGAAGAAAAAGCGAAAAGCAATATTGGAAGAACTTCAGGCTTTTGGGGCATTGGAAGTAAATGTATCTTTTCCGGAAGAAGAGGAACATTCTCTTCGGAAGATGGATACGGTAGAATCCCGTCAGACATTTGATAAGAATGCGATATTGGCAGACAATGCACTTGAAGTTCTGCAGGAATTTGCACCGGAGAAGACGTCAATGTTTTCTTCACTGGAAGGCAAAGCTCTCATTGATAAATCAGTTTATGATGAGACGGCAGAACGAAAAGACGAGATTATCCATACAGCCAATGAGATACTTGGTCTGAAGAAAAAGCTTGCAGAGAACAAGGCAGCAATCGTGAAGGTGGAGAACCAGATTGAAGCGCTGACTCCGTGGCTTGACCTGGATGTTCCGATGGATATTCAGGGAACAAAAGATGCTGCAGTATTGATTGGAAGTATTAACAGTCAGGTAACGCTTGATGATATCTACACAAAGATAGCTGAGGCTCAGCCGGGACTGGAAGCGATGGATATTCAGGTAATTTCATCCGACAGCGATCAGACATGTATTGCGGCAGTTTGCCTGAAGAAAGATGTGAAAGAGTTTGAAAAAGCTCTTCGAAGCATCGGTTTTTCAAGACCAGCTCAGAATATCCGAAAAATTCCGCGTGAATTTAAGCAGGAATTACAAGAAAGTGCAGCAAAAATCGCAGAAGAGAATGAACAGATTGAAAATCAGATCAGAGAAATGGCAGTTGCCAGAGATGATCTGAAATTAATCTCAGATTATTTCAGAGTCCGTGCTCAGAAATATGAAGTACTCGGACAGCTTCCGCAGTCAAGAGATACATTCTTTATCAGCGGTTATATTCCGCAAAAGAAAGTGGATACGCTTCGTAAGAAACTGGAATCGAAATATGATATTGTAATTGATGTCGAAGATATTCCGGATGAAGAGGAAGCGCCGGTTCTCCTGGAGAACAATAAGATTGCAGGATCTGTAGAAGGCGTTCTGGAATCTTACGGACTTCCGAAGAAGGGAGAGATAGATCCGTCAGCAATTATGTCGATCTTCTATATTTTCTTCTTTGGACTTATGCTTTCTGATGCAGCATATGGAATTATTGTTTTTATCGCATGTGCAGTTGTATTAAAGAAATTCCCGAGAATGAGTGAGGGAATGCAGAAAACCATTCGTATGTTTAAATATTGTGGACTCTCCACATTATTCTGGGGATTAATGTTCGGAGGTATATTCGGAGACGTAGTATCTGTTGTCTCTCGTGTATTCTTCGGTCATGAAGTAACCGTACCACCCCTATGGTTTGAACCATTAAAAGACCCAATGAAGCTTTTGATCTACTCTCTGGCATTTGGTGTGATCCACCTCTTTACAGGACTTGGAATCAAAGGTTATCTGTGTATCAAAGAGAAAAAATACATGGATTTTATCTGTGATGTTGTTCTTTGGTATATGCTGCTGATCGGTCTGATCTTAATGCTGCTTCCAAGCCAGATTTTCGTATCAATGACTCAGATGAATATCGTATTCCCGCCGGCAATCGCAATGCTCTCGAAAGTACTGGCTATTGTTGGTGCAGCCGGTATCGTACTGATGTCAGGAAGAAGCAATAAGAATTTTGGACTTCGTATCGCACTTGGCGCTTATGATCTGTACAATATTACAGGTTGGCTGAGTGATGTGCTTTCTTATTCTCGTTTACTTGCATTAGGACTTGCAACAGGAGTTATCGCTTCTGTAGTAAACCAGATGGGAAGTATGTTTGGAAGTGGAATCATCGGAATGATCGGATTCCTTGTTGTATTTGTTGTTGGTCATACACTGAATATGGCAATCAACTTATTAGGTGCATATGTGCACACGAACCGTTTACAGTTCGTAGAGTTCTTCGGTAAATTTTACGAAGGCGGCGGACGCCCGTTTAATCCATTTAAACAAGAAACAAAATATGTTGATATTAAGGAGGAATAATATCATGAGTGAATTAGGATTAGTTTATGCTTTATTAGGAGCAGCAGTAGCTGTATTTTTAGCAGGTGCAGGATCATCAATCGGTGTTGGTATCGCAGGTCAGGCTGCATCAGGAGTTGTAACAGAAGACCCAAGTAAGTTCGCAAAAGTACTTATCATGCAGCTGCTTCCTGGTACACAGGGTATCTACGGTCTGCTTGTTGGATTCATCACATTATCTAAGATTGGTCTGTTAGGCGGAACACCGGCATCAATCGATCCAAAAACAGGTCTTTTGATCCTTGCAGCATGTCTTCCGATCGGTATTGTAGGTCTTATCTCTGGAAAATATCAGGGAAAAACAGCAGCAGCATCTATCGGTATCGTAGCAAAGAAACCAGAACAGTTTGGTAAAGCTATGCTGTTCCCGGCAATGGTTGAGACATACGCAATCCTTGCTCTTCTGATCTCTATCTTAGCAGTAAGTGCTATTCCGGTTTAATTTGCAGCGGAATCAAGAATGTAAATATAGAAATCAAAGAAGGAGAGTTCAAGGATGGCTGGATTAGATAAAATTGTAAACCAGATTCTGGAAGAGGCGAACAACTCCGCAGGCGAAAAGATTCAGAATGCAAAGCAGGAAGCAGAAGAAATCCTGCAGAAAGCAAGAGAAGAATCAGCTAAGGAAACTGAGAAGATTGCAGCAAAGGCTGCAGCTGACGTAAAGAATTACGAAGACAGAGTAAAATCTTCCGCAGATCTTTCCAGAAGAACAAAAATTCTGGAGACGAAGCAGGAAATGATCGCTGCTGTCCTCGACAAGGCATATGTAACTTTCTGTCAGAAATCTGACGCAGAGTATTTTGAAACAATCAAAGCAATGCTGAATAAATTTGCGCTGGCAGAAAACGGAGAGGTTATTTTCTCAGCAAAAGACCTTGAAAGAATGCCGGATGGATTCGCAGAAGAGATCCAGAAAATTGCCGCCGCAAAAGGCGGAACACTTGCCCTTTCAAAAGAGAGCAGACAGATAGAAGGCGGTTTTGTACTTGTATATGGAGGCATCGAAGAAAACTGCACATTCAGAGCGCTGTTTGATTCTCAGAAAGATGAATTACAGGACAAAGTTCAGAAAATATTATTTTTATAAAGCGCATTCCGCGAAAGGAGGATTTGGCTTATGGCAAAACAGGAATACACCTATGCGGTTGCGCGAATCAGAGCGAAGGAAGTGTCATTATTTTCAAAGTCTGTGATTGAGCAGCTTCTCACATGTAAGACAGAACAGCAGTGTCTGCAGTTTTTGTCTGAGAAAGGCTGGGGAGATGCAGATACTCCAATGGAGGCAGAGGCGATACTGACACGCGAGCGTGAAAAAACATGGGAACTGATGAAAGAGTTGGCAGACGATATGTCAGTCTTTGACGTACTGTCATATCCGGATCTGTTCCAGAACCTGAAGGCAGCAGTAAAAGCAGCAGTCAGCGGTTTGGAACATCTGGATATCTTTGTACAGGATACAGCAATTTCCGGCGAAGAGATGCTGGATATTGTAAAGAGCAAAGAATTTCACAGACTTCCGGAATTCATGGCACAGGCAGCGAGAGAGGCTTATGACACACTTCTGCATACAAGAGACGGACAGTTATGCGATATCATGATTGATAAAGCTGCACTGGATGCTATTTATGCAGCCGGTATGAAGGCCGAAGATGATCTGATCAGAGAATATGCAGAGTCTACAGTGGCCGTTGCAGATATTAAGATTGCAGTTCGTTCGCAGAAGACCGCAAAATCTTTGGAATTTATGAAAAAGGCTATGGCAGAGTGCGGCACATTAAGTGTCGATCATCTTGCCCATGCGGCGCTGAATGGAATGGAAGCAATTCAGGAATATTTAGGCGGAACTGTGTATGCACAGGGAGCCGAAGCACTGAAGGAATCTCCGTCAGCATTTGAGTGCTGGTGTGATAACCGGATCATTGAGACGATTAAGCCTCAGATTCGGAATCCATTTTCAATCGGTCCTCTTGTTGCATATGTAATCGCAAGAGAAAATGAAATTAAAACGGTGAGAATTATTCTTTCCGGTAAGCTCAATGGGCTTCCGGAGAAGTCTATCCGGGAAAGGATAAGGGAAATGTATGTATAAGATTGCAGTAATTGGCGATTATGACAGTATTTACGGCTTTGCCACACTGGGTCTTGACACATATCCGGTTACGGACCCGGAGAAGGCAGCAGAACAGTTAACGCAGCTTGCTAAAGGAGGATACGCTGTAATCTATATTACAGAAGCTCTGGCAGCTGTGTTGGAACACGAAATAGATAAATATCGTCTTGAGAAACTTCCGGCAATTATTCAGATTCCGGGTGTATCAGGAAATACAGGTGCAGGTGTTGACGCAGTTAAGAAATTCGTCGAGCAGGCAGTTGGTTCAGATATTCTATTTGGTGATGAATAGGAAAGTGGGTGATTAGTCCAAATGAGTAAGGGAACGATTAAAAAAGTTGCAGGACCGCTGGTTATCGCCAAAGGAATGCGTGACGCTAATATGTATGACGTTGTGCGTGTAAGTAATCAGCGTCTGATCGGTGAGATCATTGAAATTCATGGAGATGAGGCCTCAGTACAGGTTTATGAGGAAACATCAGGATTAAAACCAGGAGAACCGGTAGAATCCATCGGCGAACCTATGTCAGTAGAATTAGGACCTGGTCTGATCACAAGTATTTATGACGGAATTCAGCGTCCGCTTGATGATATCATGAAGGTATCCGGTGGAAACAGCCTGAAGCGCGGTGTCGAAGTTCCTTCTCTGAAAAGAGATAAAAAATGGGAATTCGTTCCGGTTGCAAAAGTTGGCGATGAGGTAGAAGGCGGAGACGTTCTTGGTACTGTACAGGAGACAATCGTTGTACAGCAGAAGATCATGGTACCTCCTTCTATGAAAGGTAAAGTAAAAGAAATCAAAGCGGGTACATTTACTGTAGATGAAGTTATTGCAGTACTTGAGACAGCAGACGGAGACAAAGAACTTACAATGGTACAGAAATGGCCGGTTCGTAAAGGACGTCCGTACCAGAAGAAGCTTCCGCCGCGTCAGCCGCTTGTAACAGGACAGCGAGTTGTTGATACATTCTTCCCGATTGCTAAGGGTGGTGTTGCAGCTGTACCTGGACCATTCGGAAGTGGTAAAACAGTTATTCAGCATCAGCTTGCAAAATGGGCTGAAGCAGATATCGTTGTATACATTGGATGTGGAGAACGTGGAAACGAAATGACAGACGTTCTGAATGAGTTCCCGGAACTGAAAGACCCGAAAACAGGTCAGTCTCTGATGCAGAGAACAGTTCTGATCGCGAACACATCAGATATGCCTGTTGCTGCCCGTGAGGCATCTATCTATACAGGTATTACAATTGCAGAATATTTCCGTGACATGGGATATTCAGTAGCTCTTATGGCAGACTCTACATCACGTTGGGCAGAGGCGCTTCGTGAGATGTCAGGACGTCTGGAAGAGATGCCAGGTGAAGAAGGTTATCCGGCTTACCTCGGTTCTCGTCTGGCACAGTTCTACGAGAGAGCAGGTCATGTAGTATCTCTCGGTAAAGATGCAAGAGAAGGTGCACTTTCTGTAATCGGTGCAGTATCTCCTCCTGGTGGAG
This genomic window contains:
- a CDS encoding aminotransferase class I/II-fold pyridoxal phosphate-dependent enzyme, with the protein product MRNPLSKVVTEIKPSGIRKFFDIVSEMEDAISLGVGEPDFDTPWRIREEGIYSLERGRTFYTSNAGLKELKEEIVKYLKRTVNVEYNPANEVVVTVGGSEGIDIALRAMLDPGDEVLIPQPSYVSYLPCTELAGGVPVTIPLKNENQFKLTAKELEAYITPKTKILVLPFPNNPTGSVMTEEDLRPIAALVEKYDLYVISDEIYSELTYGNRHVSIASLPGMKERTILINGFSKGFAMTGWRLGYSCGPKEIIEQMIKIHQFAIMCAPTNSQYAAIEGLRHCQKEVEEMREAYNQRRRFLMYEFERMELPCFEPFGAFYVFPCIKEFGMTSEEFALKFLEEEKVAVVPGTAFGDCGEGFLRISYAYSLEDLKEAISRLERFIIKLRREKNHD
- a CDS encoding tRNA (cytidine(34)-2'-O)-methyltransferase → MINIVLFEPEIPANTGNIGRTCVATGTRLHLIEPLGFRLNEKAIKRAGMDYWDDLDVTTYIDYEDFLEKNPAAKEKMYMATTKAVHVYTEVNFEPDCYIMFGKESAGIPEEILVQHKENCIRIPMLGEIRSLNLGNSVAVVLYEALRQNGFAGMNLEGHLHRLEW
- a CDS encoding V-type ATP synthase subunit I, giving the protein MAVLQMQRFSICALKKKRKAILEELQAFGALEVNVSFPEEEEHSLRKMDTVESRQTFDKNAILADNALEVLQEFAPEKTSMFSSLEGKALIDKSVYDETAERKDEIIHTANEILGLKKKLAENKAAIVKVENQIEALTPWLDLDVPMDIQGTKDAAVLIGSINSQVTLDDIYTKIAEAQPGLEAMDIQVISSDSDQTCIAAVCLKKDVKEFEKALRSIGFSRPAQNIRKIPREFKQELQESAAKIAEENEQIENQIREMAVARDDLKLISDYFRVRAQKYEVLGQLPQSRDTFFISGYIPQKKVDTLRKKLESKYDIVIDVEDIPDEEEAPVLLENNKIAGSVEGVLESYGLPKKGEIDPSAIMSIFYIFFFGLMLSDAAYGIIVFIACAVVLKKFPRMSEGMQKTIRMFKYCGLSTLFWGLMFGGIFGDVVSVVSRVFFGHEVTVPPLWFEPLKDPMKLLIYSLAFGVIHLFTGLGIKGYLCIKEKKYMDFICDVVLWYMLLIGLILMLLPSQIFVSMTQMNIVFPPAIAMLSKVLAIVGAAGIVLMSGRSNKNFGLRIALGAYDLYNITGWLSDVLSYSRLLALGLATGVIASVVNQMGSMFGSGIIGMIGFLVVFVVGHTLNMAINLLGAYVHTNRLQFVEFFGKFYEGGGRPFNPFKQETKYVDIKEE
- a CDS encoding V-type ATP synthase subunit K produces the protein MSELGLVYALLGAAVAVFLAGAGSSIGVGIAGQAASGVVTEDPSKFAKVLIMQLLPGTQGIYGLLVGFITLSKIGLLGGTPASIDPKTGLLILAACLPIGIVGLISGKYQGKTAAASIGIVAKKPEQFGKAMLFPAMVETYAILALLISILAVSAIPV
- a CDS encoding V-type ATPase subunit; the encoded protein is MAKQEYTYAVARIRAKEVSLFSKSVIEQLLTCKTEQQCLQFLSEKGWGDADTPMEAEAILTREREKTWELMKELADDMSVFDVLSYPDLFQNLKAAVKAAVSGLEHLDIFVQDTAISGEEMLDIVKSKEFHRLPEFMAQAAREAYDTLLHTRDGQLCDIMIDKAALDAIYAAGMKAEDDLIREYAESTVAVADIKIAVRSQKTAKSLEFMKKAMAECGTLSVDHLAHAALNGMEAIQEYLGGTVYAQGAEALKESPSAFECWCDNRIIETIKPQIRNPFSIGPLVAYVIARENEIKTVRIILSGKLNGLPEKSIRERIREMYV
- a CDS encoding V-type ATP synthase subunit F — translated: MYKIAVIGDYDSIYGFATLGLDTYPVTDPEKAAEQLTQLAKGGYAVIYITEALAAVLEHEIDKYRLEKLPAIIQIPGVSGNTGAGVDAVKKFVEQAVGSDILFGDE
- a CDS encoding V-type ATP synthase subunit A produces the protein MSKGTIKKVAGPLVIAKGMRDANMYDVVRVSNQRLIGEIIEIHGDEASVQVYEETSGLKPGEPVESIGEPMSVELGPGLITSIYDGIQRPLDDIMKVSGGNSLKRGVEVPSLKRDKKWEFVPVAKVGDEVEGGDVLGTVQETIVVQQKIMVPPSMKGKVKEIKAGTFTVDEVIAVLETADGDKELTMVQKWPVRKGRPYQKKLPPRQPLVTGQRVVDTFFPIAKGGVAAVPGPFGSGKTVIQHQLAKWAEADIVVYIGCGERGNEMTDVLNEFPELKDPKTGQSLMQRTVLIANTSDMPVAAREASIYTGITIAEYFRDMGYSVALMADSTSRWAEALREMSGRLEEMPGEEGYPAYLGSRLAQFYERAGHVVSLGKDAREGALSVIGAVSPPGGDISEPVSQATLRIVKVFWGLDSALAYKRHFPAINWLTSYSLYVDDMGKWFDKEVADDWMADRQRMMSLLQEEAELEEIVKMVGMDALSPTDRLKMEASRSIREDFLHQNSFHEIDTYTSLRKQYLMMKLVLAYYDNAVEALKNGAALNDLINLAVRERIGRYKYTHEDQIEEEYKKVSEELHKEIANTLGKEDF